In the Telopea speciosissima isolate NSW1024214 ecotype Mountain lineage chromosome 2, Tspe_v1, whole genome shotgun sequence genome, one interval contains:
- the LOC122653061 gene encoding uncharacterized protein At4g22758-like has protein sequence MLLQKPKKNQNVKGNRLLITINVLGSAGPLRFVVNEGELVAAVIDTALKSYAREGRLPVLGSDLNNFLLYCANAGADALSPWETIGSGGGRNFVLCKKPEPTRSVEGGEIPVEAGKPTRKAMINTARKGNGSWKSWINKSLSLKIYSH, from the exons atgttgcTTCAGAAGCCCAAGAAGAACCAGAACGTCAAGGGCAACCGCCTCTTGATCACCATCAATGTCCTTGGAAGTGCAGGACCCCTTAGATTCGTTGTCAATGAGGGAGAGCTCGTCGCCGCGGTCATCGACACCGCTCTTAAATCTTATGCTCGCGAAGGTCGTCTCCCTGTTCTCGGCTCTGATCTGAATAATTTTCTCCTCTATTGCGCCAATGCCGGAGCTGATG CTTTGAGTCCGTGGGAGACCATTGGATCCGGGGGAGGAAGGAATTTCGTTCTGTGCAAGAAACCTGAGCCAACCAGGTCGGTGGAAGGAGGAGAGATTCCAGTCGAAGCTGGGAAACCGACACGGAAGGCGATGATTAATACTGCTCGGAAGGGGAATGGTAGCTGGAAATCATGGATCAACAAATCCCTTAGTCTCAAGATCTATTCACATTGA